In Haliaeetus albicilla chromosome 26, bHalAlb1.1, whole genome shotgun sequence, the sequence tgccgagaacgagcgccgtgacgtgtaccgttcctgggaaagcacagatcgccagtgctgttgtttctttggataggctgcacgaaacgttgaagaccagcaagagctttcagggctggcaccttccttgagggagaaggagctggacctttgccttttcggaaagaggctctgccgagaacaagcgccatgacgtgtaccgttcctggcAAAtcacagatccccactgctgttgtgcctgtggataggctgcacgaAAAcgttgaagaccagcaagagctttcaaagctggcaccttccttgtgggagaaggagccggacctttgccttttcggaaagaggctctgccaaggacgAGCACCAGGAGAACtaccatctgtgggaaagcacagatccccagtgctgttttgcctgtggataggctgcatggggatggtgaagaccagcaagatctttcagggctggcaccttccttgtgggagaaggagccggacatttgccatttcggaaagaggctctgacgagaacgagcgctgtgagatgtgctgtctctgggaaagcacatcTCCCCAGcgtgtagggttcggcgttcggaagatctcgcgattTCACAGAAAGTTAGAGGGTAGTCGCAGCCTTAtaatgtgtctgtaatcccacctacccttgttagtataaaaggaaatgactgcgcaataaaaggcggaagttgaCGCTCACACTGTGTGcgttatctgtctctttccctggtctggggctgaccagtgatctaatcgcggcaccttgatatgtggcgaatgctacataatggtgaccccgaaGTAATCGGTTCcctaggcgacgatggaacttgcgcaagtgattaaggtgttgaaagtgttggctgatgaggtgggtgcccgcggaatgattaggaggggccccacgggcgaatgcatccaatgggtgccgcgccggggagggatgggctctctGTAAGATACTGTGTTGGTTTGCTGACACGACATCGCTGCTGCCTCAACATCCTGTTGTTGCAGGGGGGGTACACACAAGATGTCCCCGAAGAAAGCCACCACATCCGCGACTGCCGAGCTGTGCCTGCCCACAAGTAAAGGTGAGAAACCACCAGGAGCACCTGGGCATGCGCCCATGGAAGAACAGGGGGCAGCACACAGAATAATGAGTTCCGgagaaatgggtggacttttctgagaaatcatGGGGActggaacaataaaaaagaactgcGTACTCCCCTCTGGCGCGAGTGAAAAAACCTGGACTCTGGAGGACACCAAAAAAGACGGTAACATCTGGGAAGGCACCAGACTGTGAGCTGAGGAACCCGACCCTCCCGTCACCAGCGTTGGAAGCGACTCAGCaggacgttgctggcttcgtggtggtggtaactagtcttgctacctctTCTCCGTTTTCTTGCTTAGGTCcgcctctttttctttttcctcactttgttCTATCGCAGTTATTGGTTgttgtaggaaaataaaagttgtaaagttgtacagcatttgacctcatttgtcTCTTAATCTCActctcgggatcatttaacaaccctccccaATATTGGGTCGGGACATTTTAATTGGTGTCAGAAGTGGGATCCCTAGAGATGAGAGTGCTGTACTACTTTTGTTGTTGAAGTTTGGTGTTAGTGTGTGGCTTTGAAGTTTTTGCTCTTGAGAGTGAGAAGGGGGAAATTCGGAACCATTGTGAGACCCTCTCAAGACGTTGCCCTCTTCTAGTGGTGTTGATCTGTGACTGGATAGTGTGTCCTTCTGAGAGGGAGACCCTCTCAGAGCGCTGACTGCTTGATTTGCGTTAGAGAAAATGGATGCTTGGGAAACTGTTGATGTTTGTGATTCTGCGCCCTCACGGGTTGAAGGAATAGAGAAACTATATGATCTTTTAGAGGACTATCGATCTTGCCCTGCAGTCCAGGGACAAGATTGGGCAAAAAAACACTGGTTTCAACCACAGAGTGTGGTGGATCAGATAAGAATCTTACAGAAGGAAGCTAAggttaagaaagggaaaagaaaagctataaTTTGTGCGGTGCTGGGAGCGAGTCTGGCAGCCGCGatggaagagaggaagcagaagTCTGGTCAGAGTGATATGATCAGAAGTCTGCAGGAACAattgcaagaaagcaaacagttgctggaggaggaaaggaacctTGTTAAGGTTTTAACAAAAGAATTGAAGAAGCAAATGatgagagagatggagagagaggCGGAGGTAGAAACGCCGCCTGCGGAGAAAAGGACACGGCAAATCTATCCTCAGAGGGATTTGCAAAGGGCAAAGGAGACCGAAGAGAGTCCCCCCCATGTGTGTCCAGTGATTAAAACAGAGTATATATATAAGGACAGTAGCGATGATCGTCCTCAGGTTATCACTAAAGAAGCCCCATATACAGCAACTGAATTAGCAAAATtgaggaaagatttttcaaggaTGGCAAAGGAATCTGAGACAGAGTACGTGTGGAGAGTGTCTTTGACAGGAGGAGATGGAATCTTGttgtcagagaaagaagcagaaggatatTGGGGTCCAGGTGTGTTTCTAACAACTGGCGATTATCGGGCCCCATGGTCACTGACTCAGAGAGCTGCGTATTGGGCTGGAGGGCTGAACCCCATGGAAAGGGGAGATCCCCTTGCCGTAACCGGCACGGTGGATCAGCTGGTGGAAAGTGTACAAAAGGCGGCATGTATCCAGATGATGTATGACCGGGAGCTCAAGCCCGATCAGGGCTCCCCGATGATGCTGCCTGTGGACCCAGAGAGGATGAATATTCTGATATGGGGGCTCCCCGACTCCCTGAGACCAGTTGGGATCCAACTGCGAGGGACAATTCTAAACACCCTCAATAGAGAAAGGACTAGGTCCACTCTGGAGAGGAGGATGTCCCCTGACCATCGGTGGCCAGGGAAAAAAGTATGGACATGGGGAGAGGTAGCTCAGGAATTGATTGACTTTGGGAGAAAATCCGGCCCTGTTAGTGGACCACCtcagagaactgaaaacaagatCGTACGGTGACTTAGTGGGCGGCTACCAGCCCCTGGAAGACAGAGACCCCTAAGTCGACAGGGACTGTGGCAACTAGGGCTTCAGAAAGGCATTCCCCGGGACTTGATGGATGGGCTCTCGACCCAAAGGTTGGAAGAGCTTGTGCAGAACTGGTCAGGGCAAAAGGCTGTTTCCAAACCAACCCCTAGTGCCCCACCCTTGATAAGCCCTGAGGACAAGTCAACTCAAGAGGAGAAGGTGGCGGGAAACTAGATCCTCCGCTCCCTGAAGGTGAGGGGGGAGACGGAGGGTGGATGTTTGTTAGACAACTCACCTGCAATACAAAAGGAGATTTACTGATTACTATTGCTGTAGGACCAAAGAAAAGACTGGTGACCTTTTTAGTTGATACTGGGGCACAAATTACCACGCTAAGGCGGACTGAAGCAGAACAATGTGGGATTTCGGCCCCATCTAAAACTCTGATTGTCTTAAATGCCTTTGGAAAAACACAGTCCATGCCCATGACTCCGGCAAGCCTATGGTTGCCAGGGGAGGAAAATCCGGTCAATACCATGGTGGCCGTAGGATCTTTCCAGATGAACCTTTTAGGTATAGATGTTTTGAAGGGTAGACAGTGGCGTGACACCCAGGGAAACTCATGGTCTTTTGGTGTCCCTCAGATTAGGCAACTGGCCGAAACATCCGGCATGGAGGTGCGTCTATTGCAAGCGGCACCTACCCTTCCCCCTTCCAAATTGACAAATGTTAAACCCTATCCAGTGCCTCTaggagcaagagaaggaatTAAGCCAGTTCTGGaggatttaaagaaacaagggGTTGTAGTTCCTACTCACTCCCCCTTCAACTCCCCAGTATGGCCAGTCCGAAAACCAAATGGCAAATGGAGATTGACAGTAGATTACAGGAGGCTCATTGCCAACACAGGCCCACTGACAGCTGCTGTGCCAAACATTGCTGAATTGATTGCTGCCATTCAGGAACAATCCCACCCTGTCATGGCAACGACTGATGttaaggatatgttttttatggTCCCTTTACAACCTGAGGACCAGGATCGCTTTGCCTTCACCTGGGAAGGACAACAGTACACCTTTACATGACTGCCCCAAGGATACAAGCACTCCCCCATGCTGGCTCACCATGCCCTAGCACGAGAGTTGGAAACAATTCCCATAAAAGCAGAGGTAAAGATCtatcaatatatagatgatGTGCTCATAGGAGGAAAGCAGGTAGAAGTTAGAGAAACCCAGAATGACATCATCACCCATTTGGAAAGTATAGGGTTGACAATTCCACCTCAGAAAATCCAAACCCCTTCAAACAAGGTAAAATTTTTAGGAATCTGGTGGAAGGGAGGCATGACGTGTATCCCACCAGATACCCTTTCCTCTCTCAATCAGATCCACATGCCAGAGTCAAAGAAAGACTTACAGCATGCACTAGGATTGcttgtgttttggagaaaacacattCCTGACTTTTCAATTATTGCTAGACCCCTGTATGACTTGTTGCAAAAGAGAGCTCAGTGGGAATGGACTCAGGTCCATGACAAAGCTTTACAGTTGTTGGTATTTGAAGCGAATGCCTATCAGGCTCTTGGTCCCATTCACCCAACAGATCCGGTTCAAATTGAGTGGGGATTTGCCAAGACTGGACTGTCGATCCATTTGTGGCAAAAGGGTCCAGAGGGACCTGTTCGGCCCATTGGGTTTTATTCTCGTAGctttaaagatgctgaaaaaaggTATACAACTTGGGAAAAGGGTCTATTTGTAGTTAGTTTAGCTGTGAGAGAAGCCGAACGGACCATCCGGCAACAATCTATAGTGCTCAGAGGTCCATTTAAAGTGATCAAAGCAGTTTTGGCAGGAACTCCACCCCCTGACGGGGTGGCCCAGAAAGCCTCTGTGCGAAAGTGGTATGCACAGATAGAACACTACTGTGAAATCTTCTCCGTATCAGAAGGAGCCGCAAAAGTGTTAAATATACAAGACGAGGTGAACTCAGATAAAGACACCTCCGAGCTTTTGCCTGTAATACAATTGCAAAATGTCTGGTTCATGGATGCCTCGTCGaagcaagagggaaaaatttggaaatatcGAGCTGTGGCACTTCGAGTAGATACTGAGGAACAGATCATTACCGAAGGGAtaggtagtgcacaagtaggagaactaaTTGCTGTATGGAGCATCTTCCAGCACGAGGCTAAATCTGCTTCCTCTGCCTATATCTATACTGATTCTTATGCTGTGTTTAAGGGCTGCACTGAGTGGCTTCCATTCTGGGAACAAAACAGGTGGGAGGTCAACAGGATACCTGTATGGCAAAATGAAAAGTGGCAAGATGTTCTTACCATTGCCAGACAAGGGAAATTTGCAGTAGCATGGGTAGAATCTCACCAACCAGATGATGCCCCGGTGAGCCAATGGAATGCTAAAGTGGATGAGCTAGCCCGGCTAGCTCTCCTACAAAGCACCCAGATAGTGGAAAATTGGGAACGCCTGTTGGAATGGCTACATGTAAAACGGAAACATTCAGGAGTCGAAGACCTCTATTGTGAAGCACAAGCCCGAGGGTGGCCAGTTACCAGGGAAGAATGTAAAACCTGTGTGTCCTCCTGCGAACAGTGCCACGTCCGTTTGGACAGACACCCAGTGGAGGGTGACCCCCCACATTTGAGAGAGGCAAAAGGTGCCTgtggaaaaattaataagattCATACTAACCCGAGAAGCGAAGTTGTTCTTGTTTCACTTTCAGGAAGAAGCAAGCGACACAGACGTACccacagaagaagagaagcagacacGATGTTATTTCTAATTATGTTATGTTGGAGATTTACCTATGAAGGTGAAGGGAAGCcaattcccccacctccccttaTCCCATATGATTCCTATAAGGATAACGAATCTGTTTTGTTAGAAACTAGCCCATGTCCCCATTCAAACATGAAATGTTTGGGACAGTGATCTATGGTCTTGGTTACCTGGAGCACCATGGGTAAAACGGCTTCTGTTCTATCTGTTATGTGCATTTGTTGCTTTGATGTTTGTGCCATGTGCTATTCCTTGTTTTATTCAATCCAACATGTCATCTTCGCCTGATGGTGCAAAACAGATTCCTGTCGTTCGCCAATCAAAGCGTGCGACTGTATCAATTGTTTAGGCACATGCACTCTGTGCTGGGACGTGGAACTGCGTAAACACCCCCTCGCACTCAGGTTAGTCAGACCACCATTTTTAGCTCCGCAGTTAGCCAAAATGTATATTTTCCTTATAGTTAACCTTCCGACAGTTGCTTTGTTAGTCATTGCTATATGTATGTCTTGGTCTTGTAAGTGTCCCGGGTGGTTTTGGAATTTTGTGGCAGTTGTTTTGTTGGCCTTTGCTACGTTTTTCCTTGTTGTATGCATGTGTTGGTTTTGTAACGGTCCGCATCAACCATCTTGTAATTGTACTTGTTCGTATGGACAgccaccttctccccctccccgttcCGAAAGACCAGGAACACCCTCCTTAGGCCCGGACGAGGTCACCTTTTAGCAGACATTGTTATCATTGTTGTTCTCTTATTATGTGTTTAGGTAAAATAGTGGTTAAACATTGTTATATAAGGTTATTGTTTATTTGCTTAAATCTGGAAATTTGTAGAAAAGCCTCTAGGCCCAAAATAAGGAACAGCTTTCCCGTTGCGCACGCGGACTCTAACGCCGGCAAACCGCGTGGACTGAGACCATTTTGTAGCATACGCCGGCAAAATGACGGAGTATAACTACGTGTTTGCATTGATCCCAATTCATTATATAGCCTTTGCATTAATAACGGTTATCTTAATTGTTCTTTTAATACTTCCTTTTTGTCCTTGTAGCTGTTCACCATGCGAACGACCattgtgtttcttttattgACTTTTTGTAACCCTGAGATTATGTTTTAGTATTGTAGAGTCAGTTGAATTTATAATAGTTAATTGTTATGGCATGTTAAGTAAATGATGTTAGTTATTGGATAAGATAAttgttaaatgtgttttaaatagaTGTTGCTAGTTATTAGATATTGTTGTTTAACCTATTTAGAAATGTTATAAGATAATTGTTATGATATCGTTAATCATGTATATTGTTGCATAATGTAGAAgtattgtttgttttattatggAAATTTGTTAACTTGGTTATATCGTTGTAGCATGcaccttttccctctttctctctctataCCTTTACTTTCTATGCCACCACGAGGACAGCAATGTCGAGCCACGGGGTGGatgtaagagactgtgttggtTTGCTGACACGACATCGCTGCTGCCTCAACATCCTGTTGTTGCAGGGGGGGTACACACAAGATGTCCCCGAAGAAAGCCACCACATCCGCGACTGCCGAGCTGTGCCTGCCCACAAGTAAAGGTGAGAAACCACCAGGAGCACCTGGGCATGCGCCCATGGAAGAACAGGGGGCAGCACACAGAATAATGAGTTCCGgagaaatgggtggacttttctgagaaatcatGGGGActggaacaataaaaaagaactgcGTACTCCCCTCTGGCGCGAGTGAAAAAACCTGGACTCTGGAGGACACCAAAAAAGACGGTAACATCTGGGAAGGCACCAGACTGTGAGCTGAGGAACCCGACCCCCCCATCACCAGCGTCGGAAGAGACTCAGCaggacgttgctggcttcgtggtggtggcaactagtcttgctacctctTCTCCGTTttcttgcttaggtctgcctcttttcctttttcctcactttgttCTATCGCAGTTATTGGTTgttgtaggaaaataaaagttgtaaagttgtacagcatttgacctcgtttgtgtcttaatctcactctcgggatcatttaacaaccctccccaATATTGGGTCAGGACactctcccaaagaagtattaagtcccccaaattggggagagattcgggagctgttgctccagtcggcgctcgcgggtgagcgcggagctgcggaacgattatAAGCTTGGGGGaaagtggaggaggtagttacggcaggacggaaagctggggtgtgttggtcggcggcgcgagctgttttgtttgcggatgaagcgccgcctcaaaAACAAcggggggcagtgcccccagggacagtgagtcaaacttGGACGGAGTGGGtggctgtggagcggggctcacagagtggtccatctctgactgagagcgtggacgcgGAGGGTGTGGCAGAGAcagaggtttttcctgtagggacggtaccagcggggacagatgagccccctctgcggtgtccatgggaggagttacggcaggaggttcggaaggattcgggggagtgcctcttggactgggatccaggcggggatgtcgggggagatttataccgttagttgagagagtaggaggaactgccacccgcggaggggataactgggaggcagcgggggttggagactgtggcagaggaggaaatacccccccgcgggggaaatcaggcgcccttgcggggagagcggactgagcctcctgagcctttgcctgagcctgtgcctgctgagccgtcagctgcaccccctccggccCCTCCCTCGGCTCCTCCTTTTCCGCCCCCACCCTTCTGCCCATTTGCAGCGGCacgtgtcagccggccatggaatggccgccgccagccgcggctgcggccggcccccgggcagaaccatccaccccccccactaccgccctttaatccatcccgcctcttggaaccagagacggtgaaaccaactgcacctgcgatagacgcggagccgcctgcagtagcctctgcagactagagggagaggcattggaggagagtaaaaaaaaaaaaaaaaaaaaaaaaaaaaggatgggaggcgtttcactggaaagtccttgagaaattaaagactttgtcccaatggcaactggcatggcaccggcgggtgctggagccactgagccga encodes:
- the LOC104316504 gene encoding LOW QUALITY PROTEIN: uncharacterized protein (The sequence of the model RefSeq protein was modified relative to this genomic sequence to represent the inferred CDS: substituted 1 base at 1 genomic stop codon); this translates as MDAWETVDVCDSAPSRVEGIEKLYDLLEDYRSCPAVQGQDWAKKHWFQPQSVVDQIRILQKEAKVKKGKRKAIICAVLGASLAAAMEERKQKSGQSDMIRSLQEQLQESKQLLEEERNLVKVLTKELKKQMMREMEREAEVETPPAEKRTRQIYPQRDLQRAKETEESPPHVCPVIKTEYIYKDSSDDRPQVITKEAPYTATELAKLRKDFSRMAKESETEYVWRVSLTGGDGILLSEKEAEGYWGPGVFLTTGDYRAPWSLTQRAAYWAGGLNPMERGDPLAVTGTVDQLVESVQKAACIQMMYDRELKPDQGSPMMLPVDPERMNILIWGLPDSLRPVGIQLRGTILNTLNRERTRSTLERRMSPDHRWPGKKVWTWGEVAQELIDFGRKSGPVSGPPQRTENKIVRXLSGRLPAPGRQRPLSRQGLWQLGLQKGIPRDLMDGLSTQRLEELVQNWSGQKAVSKPTPSAPPLISPEDKSTQEEKVAGN